GGCCGCCGTATCGACGTCGCCCACTTCACCGGCGAGCCCACCATCGTGGAGCGACACGGGGAGCCCCGCGCCGTCCTGGTGCCCTACGCATGGTGGGCTGAGCGGCAAGAACTGGAAGGTCAGGGCACGCTCGCGCCCTAGCGAGCACTCCCGCGCGGGCCTTCACCCCCCGGCCTGAAGGCCGGGGCGTCGGCTCGCTTTTCGGTAGCAATCAGCGGTGGCGTGTTCCCGGCCCGGTTCGCGCACGGTCGTTCCGAGCCCGCGACCGCTGAGGCGCGGGTCCGGAACGACCGTGGAGTGGCCGTCGCCGGATCGTCAGGACCGTGGCAGGGAGAGGAGATAGTCCGGCCAGTTGCCGTGGTGGCTGATGTCGGGGGCCTGCTCGGTGGCGTACGGCTCGCAGAGGAAGCCGTGCACCGCGCGGCCGTCGGCGAGTTCGATCGTGCCGAGGCCGAGGGGCGGGGTGGTCTGGGTCAGCAGGGTGCCGAGCGCCGAGGGGCTCAGGTCGTACAGCTCGACCTCCACCGGGACCCCACCGGAGGTCGAGCGGACCAGTCCCGGGCGTGGCATGTCGCCGTCGTTCAGGACGTAGAGGCGGTAGAGGGGAGCCGTCAGGGCGGTGCCCAGGCCGGTGGCTCCCAGGGAGGTGAGCCGGCCGTGCAACGGCTGGCCGGAGCGGTGCACGCCGACCACGGCGAGCACCGCTCGCGCTTCGGGTGTGTGGACGGCTGCCGGTCGAGCGTCCGGGACGGGGGTGGCCGTCGGTCGCGTGTTCCGGACCGGGATCGCGGGGCCGCCGGTCAGGGTGTG
This region of Streptosporangium sp. NBC_01495 genomic DNA includes:
- a CDS encoding type II toxin-antitoxin system Phd/YefM family antitoxin, with the protein product MTERMSVRQLRDWLGRRIDVAHFTGEPTIVERHGEPRAVLVPYAWWAERQELEGQGTLAP